A genomic stretch from Streptomyces venezuelae ATCC 10712 includes:
- a CDS encoding lytic polysaccharide monooxygenase auxiliary activity family 9 protein: MPSTRRTAAGVAALSAAAALVTLTPTTASAHGAVFNPVSRVAACYAEGPETPKSQVCKDLVADSGTQPLYDWNEVNIANAAGQHQALIPDGKLCSANREKYRALDWARTDWPSTPVTAGSFAFKVRVTAAHSGTMTVYITKPGFDPTQPLKWSDLDATPVAVHNTTRTATDGYYNFTGNLPARTGRHIIYKVWQRNDSPEAFYSCSDVTFGGTAAGQAAKTQAQAPTEAKIAAGAALSTVSHAGHGGDEQAPALSAEATAAPASPLPMALAGAGALAAFGAGSLLLGRRRNSSAS; encoded by the coding sequence ATGCCGTCCACCCGCCGCACCGCCGCCGGCGTCGCCGCCCTGTCCGCCGCTGCTGCCCTCGTCACCCTCACCCCCACCACCGCGAGCGCCCACGGAGCCGTCTTCAACCCCGTGAGCCGGGTGGCCGCCTGTTACGCCGAGGGCCCCGAGACCCCCAAGTCGCAGGTGTGCAAGGACCTCGTCGCCGACTCCGGCACCCAGCCGCTCTACGACTGGAACGAGGTCAACATCGCCAACGCCGCCGGACAGCACCAGGCCCTCATCCCGGACGGCAAGCTCTGCTCGGCGAACCGCGAGAAGTACCGGGCCCTGGACTGGGCGCGCACCGACTGGCCCTCGACGCCGGTCACCGCGGGCTCCTTCGCCTTCAAGGTCCGGGTGACGGCCGCCCACTCCGGCACCATGACCGTCTACATCACCAAGCCGGGCTTCGACCCCACGCAGCCGCTGAAGTGGTCGGACCTGGACGCGACCCCCGTCGCCGTCCACAACACCACCCGCACCGCCACCGACGGCTACTACAACTTCACCGGCAACCTCCCCGCCCGCACCGGCCGCCACATCATCTACAAGGTGTGGCAGCGCAACGACAGCCCCGAGGCCTTCTACAGCTGCTCGGACGTCACCTTCGGCGGTACGGCGGCGGGGCAGGCCGCCAAGACCCAGGCCCAGGCCCCGACCGAGGCGAAGATCGCGGCCGGCGCGGCCCTGTCCACCGTGAGCCACGCGGGCCACGGCGGCGACGAGCAGGCCCCGGCCCTCTCCGCCGAGGCCACCGCGGCCCCCGCCTCCCCGCTGCCCATGGCGCTCGCGGGCGCGGGCGCCCTCGCCGCCTTCGGCGCGGGCAGCCTGCTCCTGGGCCGCCGCCGGAACTCCTCCGCCTCCTAG
- a CDS encoding lysozyme, with protein sequence MRVHRSGTTLAGAALAALTLLLPLAASAGAAPDPGVRPAPARGSASMGMGVLAHDGQGAAPGAASALAVQTEGVDVSSHQGNVAWSTLWNSGVKWTYVKATEGTYYKNTYFNQQYTGSYNVGMIRGTYHFATPDTTTGAAQADYFVNNGGGWSKDGKTLPGVLDIEWNPYGATCYGKTQAGMVAWIRDFVNRYKARTGRDAVIYTATSWWTQCTGNSSAFASTNPLWIARYAATVGELPAGWQYYTMWQYTSSGPTVGDHNHFNGDLSRVQALANG encoded by the coding sequence ATGCGTGTGCACAGATCCGGAACGACCCTCGCCGGTGCCGCACTCGCGGCCCTGACCCTCCTCCTCCCCCTCGCCGCCTCCGCCGGCGCCGCCCCGGACCCGGGGGTCCGCCCGGCGCCCGCCCGCGGCTCCGCCAGCATGGGCATGGGCGTCCTCGCGCACGACGGGCAGGGCGCCGCCCCCGGCGCCGCCTCCGCCCTGGCCGTCCAGACGGAAGGCGTGGACGTCTCCAGCCACCAGGGGAACGTCGCCTGGTCCACCCTGTGGAACAGCGGCGTCAAGTGGACCTACGTCAAGGCGACGGAGGGCACCTACTACAAGAACACCTACTTCAACCAGCAGTACACCGGCTCGTACAACGTGGGCATGATCCGGGGCACGTACCACTTCGCCACCCCGGACACGACGACGGGCGCGGCCCAGGCCGACTACTTCGTCAACAACGGCGGCGGCTGGTCGAAGGACGGCAAGACCCTGCCGGGGGTCCTCGACATCGAGTGGAACCCGTACGGCGCGACCTGCTACGGCAAGACCCAGGCCGGCATGGTGGCCTGGATCCGCGACTTCGTGAACCGGTACAAGGCGCGGACCGGCCGGGACGCCGTCATCTACACGGCGACCAGCTGGTGGACCCAGTGCACCGGCAACTCCTCCGCCTTCGCCTCGACCAACCCGCTGTGGATCGCGCGGTACGCCGCGACGGTGGGCGAACTCCCGGCCGGCTGGCAGTACTACACGATGTGGCAGTACACCTCCTCCGGCCCGACGGTCGGCGACCACAACCACTTCAACGGCGACCTGTCGCGGGTGCAGGCGCTCGCCAACGGCTGA